The following proteins come from a genomic window of Pyxidicoccus sp. MSG2:
- a CDS encoding type 1 glutamine amidotransferase domain-containing protein, translating to MRILIVLTSHDTLGDTGRKTGFYLSELTHALDVFTRAGLEVDYVSPKGGRAPMDGVSRDDALNRAFLDDARQLARLETTLRPEQVEPARYAAIYVPGGHGTMFDLPQDARLNALIGALYARGGAVAAVCHGPAALVNAKLPDGGYLVAGRDVSAFTNEEEAAVKLTQVVPFLLESKLIERGARFTKAPDFQRHVVVSERLVTGQNPASAAAVAEALVRVLTPQRQATGTR from the coding sequence ATGCGCATCCTCATCGTCCTCACCAGCCACGACACCCTCGGCGACACCGGACGGAAGACGGGCTTCTACCTGTCCGAACTCACCCACGCGCTCGACGTCTTCACCCGCGCCGGCCTGGAGGTGGACTACGTCAGCCCCAAGGGCGGACGGGCGCCGATGGACGGCGTGTCACGCGACGATGCCCTCAATCGCGCCTTCCTCGACGACGCGCGGCAACTGGCGCGCCTGGAGACGACGCTGCGCCCGGAGCAGGTGGAGCCCGCGCGGTATGCCGCCATCTACGTGCCGGGCGGGCACGGGACGATGTTCGATTTGCCGCAAGACGCGCGCCTCAATGCGCTCATCGGCGCCCTCTACGCGCGCGGCGGAGCGGTGGCTGCGGTGTGCCACGGCCCCGCGGCGCTGGTGAACGCGAAGCTGCCGGACGGCGGCTACCTCGTGGCGGGGCGGGACGTGTCCGCCTTCACCAACGAGGAGGAGGCGGCGGTGAAGCTCACCCAGGTCGTGCCCTTCCTCCTGGAGTCGAAGCTCATCGAGCGCGGCGCGCGCTTCACGAAGGCGCCCGACTTCCAGCGGCACGTGGTGGTGAGCGAGCGGCTCGTCACCGGGCAGAACCCGGCGTCCGCCGCCGCCGTGGCCGAGGCGCTGGTGCGTGTACTCACGCCCCAGCGCCAGGCCACCGGCACCCGCTGA
- a CDS encoding LysR family transcriptional regulator, with translation MAELDLLHSFLAIYRAGSISRAATTVHLTQPALSAHLQALEARLGRPLFTRRARGVVPTPAGHDLAQAAAAHVDALDTLVDAMRAGNTALEGTLYLGGPAELLAAKVLPALAPLVARGLTLQVRLDVVTPLLEALGAGELDLVVASRKVAARGLVYQVLYDEELVLVGAPDWAERLPRKALEAAGGEALLADVPWLAYAGDLPLLRRFFRDAFGARVRGSARAAVPDLRAVMALAEGGAGMTVLPRYLCEGALQRGSLVELMRPARPVLNRLHLATREARGLAPRVRAAVELLLRSAPGW, from the coding sequence ATGGCTGAGCTGGACCTGCTCCACTCGTTCCTCGCCATCTACCGGGCGGGCTCCATCTCCCGCGCGGCCACCACGGTGCACCTCACGCAGCCGGCGCTGTCCGCGCACCTCCAGGCGTTGGAGGCGCGGCTGGGACGGCCCCTCTTCACGCGACGGGCGCGCGGCGTGGTGCCGACGCCCGCGGGGCACGACCTCGCGCAGGCGGCCGCCGCGCACGTGGACGCGCTGGACACCCTCGTGGACGCGATGCGGGCGGGCAACACGGCGCTGGAGGGGACGCTCTACCTGGGCGGACCGGCGGAGCTGCTGGCGGCGAAGGTGCTCCCGGCGCTCGCGCCGCTGGTGGCCCGGGGCCTGACGCTCCAGGTGCGGCTGGACGTGGTGACGCCGCTGCTCGAGGCGCTCGGCGCGGGCGAGCTGGACCTGGTGGTGGCCTCGCGCAAGGTGGCCGCGCGCGGGCTGGTGTACCAGGTCCTCTATGACGAGGAGCTGGTGCTGGTGGGCGCCCCGGACTGGGCGGAGCGGCTGCCACGCAAGGCGCTGGAGGCGGCGGGCGGAGAGGCGCTGCTCGCGGACGTGCCGTGGCTGGCCTACGCGGGCGACCTTCCGCTGCTGCGGCGATTCTTCCGAGATGCTTTCGGCGCCCGTGTCCGCGGAAGCGCACGCGCCGCCGTGCCAGACCTCCGCGCGGTGATGGCCCTGGCCGAAGGAGGCGCGGGCATGACGGTGCTGCCCCGCTACCTGTGCGAGGGCGCCTTGCAGCGGGGCTCGCTGGTGGAGCTGATGCGGCCTGCCCGGCCCGTGCTCAACCGGCTCCACCTGGCCACGCGCGAGGCCCGGGGCCTGGCGCCCCGAGTCCGGGCCGCGGTGGAGCTGCTGCTCCGCTCGGCCCCGGGGTGGTAG
- a CDS encoding efflux RND transporter permease subunit yields the protein MKFAHFFVDRPIFAAVLSVLLLIAGGLSIVQLPLSEYPAVAPPTVVVRAAYPGANPRVIAETVAAPLEQEINGVEGMLYMSSQSTSDGRVSLTVTFAQGVDADLAQVQVQNRVARALPRLPQEVQRLGVLTEKTSTDILMVVHLVSPDASLEPLYLSNYAVLQVKDVLQRIPGVGSVVVWGAGEYSMRIWLDPQKLASRKLTASDAVAAIREQNVQVAAGVVGQQPDASSAFQITVTTQGRLADEQQFGDIVLKVGEGGQVTRLRDVARVEMGASSYGLKALLDGKPAVAIGINQASGSNALEVSAAVRERVAELSAAFPKGMEYRVAYDPTFFVRASIKNVVTTLLEAVFLVVLVVVLFLQTWRASIIPLAAVPVSLVGTAAVMHLLGFSLNTLSLFGLVLSIGIVVDDAIVVVENVERHISLGASPKEAARRAMTEVTGPIIAITSVLAAVFIPTAFLGGLTGQFYRQFALTIAISTLLSAFNSLTLSPALAGVLLRSHHGRKDALTRFMDWSLGGRLFKPFNRFFERASEGYVRTVKRVVRVSAVALLIYGGLLGLTWAGFAHVPKGFVPMQDKYYLVGIAQLPPASSLDRTTDVVRRMSEIALAEPGVANVIAFSGLSVNGFVNAPNAAVVFTALDTFEKRQSPELSANAIAGRLQAKFSTIQEGFTAIFPPPPVPGMGALAGFKLQLEDRAGLGPEALYEAAQALSRRAAQEPEVAGLMTGFEINVPQLQLDVDRVKAKTQGVPLGDIFDTLQIHLGSLYVNDFNRFGRTYQVNVQADAPYRMQAEDIGRLQVRNAQGGMVPLASLVNVAPSFGPDQVMRYNGYPSADLNGMARPGVSTGAAVAAMERVAAETLPAGMSFEWTDLTYQEKLAGKEGLLVFPLAILLAFLILAAQYNSWTLPLAVLLTVPMALLSAIVGVWLTGGENNIFTQIGLVVLIGLAAKNAILIVEFARSKEDEGMGVAQAALEACRLRLRPILMTSVAFIMGVVPLATATGAGSEMRQAMGVAVLAGMLGVTLFGLVLTPIFYIVIRKLELRRAEPEPAPVPPGATGAPGH from the coding sequence ATGAAGTTCGCCCACTTCTTCGTCGACCGGCCCATCTTCGCGGCCGTGCTCTCCGTCCTCCTGCTCATCGCGGGAGGGCTCTCCATCGTCCAGCTTCCCCTCAGTGAGTACCCCGCCGTCGCGCCGCCCACGGTGGTGGTGCGCGCGGCCTACCCCGGCGCCAACCCGCGCGTCATCGCGGAGACGGTGGCCGCGCCGCTGGAGCAGGAAATCAACGGCGTGGAGGGCATGCTCTACATGTCCTCGCAGTCCACCAGCGACGGCCGCGTGTCCCTCACGGTGACGTTCGCCCAGGGCGTGGACGCGGACCTCGCGCAGGTGCAGGTGCAGAACCGCGTGGCGCGCGCGCTGCCGCGCCTGCCGCAGGAGGTGCAGCGGCTGGGCGTGCTCACGGAGAAGACGAGCACGGACATCCTGATGGTGGTGCACCTCGTCTCCCCGGACGCGTCACTGGAGCCGCTCTACCTCTCCAACTACGCGGTGCTCCAGGTGAAGGACGTGCTCCAGCGCATCCCCGGCGTGGGCAGCGTCGTGGTGTGGGGCGCGGGCGAGTACAGCATGCGCATCTGGTTGGACCCGCAGAAGCTGGCCTCGCGCAAGCTCACCGCGAGCGACGCGGTGGCCGCCATCCGTGAGCAGAACGTGCAGGTGGCCGCGGGCGTCGTCGGGCAGCAGCCGGACGCCAGCTCCGCGTTTCAAATCACCGTCACCACGCAGGGCCGGCTCGCCGACGAGCAGCAGTTCGGCGACATCGTCCTCAAGGTGGGCGAGGGCGGCCAGGTGACGCGCCTGCGCGACGTGGCCCGGGTGGAGATGGGGGCCAGCAGCTACGGGCTGAAGGCGCTCCTGGACGGCAAGCCGGCGGTGGCCATTGGCATCAACCAGGCCTCCGGCTCCAACGCGCTCGAAGTCTCTGCCGCCGTGCGCGAGCGCGTGGCGGAGTTGAGCGCGGCCTTCCCGAAGGGCATGGAGTACCGCGTCGCGTATGACCCGACCTTCTTCGTGCGCGCCTCCATCAAGAACGTGGTGACCACGCTGCTGGAGGCCGTGTTCCTCGTGGTGCTGGTGGTGGTGCTCTTCCTCCAGACGTGGCGCGCGTCCATCATCCCGCTCGCGGCGGTGCCGGTGTCGCTGGTGGGCACGGCGGCGGTGATGCACCTGTTGGGCTTCTCGCTCAACACGCTGTCACTCTTCGGACTGGTGCTCTCCATCGGCATCGTGGTGGATGACGCCATCGTCGTCGTGGAGAACGTCGAGCGGCACATCTCGCTGGGGGCCAGTCCGAAGGAGGCGGCCCGCAGGGCGATGACGGAGGTGACGGGGCCCATCATCGCGATTACGTCGGTGCTGGCGGCCGTCTTCATCCCCACCGCGTTCCTCGGCGGCCTCACCGGCCAGTTTTACCGGCAGTTCGCCCTCACCATCGCCATCTCCACGCTGCTGTCCGCCTTCAACTCGCTCACGCTGAGCCCGGCGCTGGCGGGCGTGCTGCTGCGCTCGCACCATGGCCGCAAGGACGCCCTCACGCGCTTCATGGACTGGTCGCTGGGGGGCCGGCTCTTCAAGCCCTTCAACCGCTTCTTCGAGCGCGCGTCGGAAGGCTACGTGCGCACGGTGAAGCGCGTGGTGCGCGTCAGCGCGGTGGCGCTGCTCATCTACGGCGGGCTGCTGGGGCTGACGTGGGCGGGCTTCGCGCACGTGCCCAAGGGCTTCGTCCCCATGCAGGACAAGTACTACCTCGTGGGCATTGCCCAGCTGCCGCCGGCCTCGTCGCTGGACAGGACGACGGACGTGGTGCGCCGCATGTCGGAGATTGCGCTGGCCGAGCCCGGCGTGGCCAACGTGATTGCGTTCTCCGGCCTGTCGGTGAATGGCTTCGTCAACGCGCCCAACGCGGCGGTGGTCTTCACCGCGCTCGATACCTTCGAGAAGCGGCAGTCGCCGGAGCTGTCGGCGAACGCGATTGCCGGGCGCCTCCAGGCGAAGTTCAGCACCATCCAGGAAGGCTTCACCGCCATCTTCCCGCCCCCGCCGGTGCCGGGCATGGGCGCGCTGGCGGGCTTCAAGCTCCAACTGGAGGACCGCGCGGGCCTGGGCCCCGAGGCGCTCTACGAGGCCGCGCAGGCCCTGTCGCGGCGGGCCGCCCAGGAGCCGGAGGTGGCGGGGCTGATGACGGGCTTCGAAATCAACGTGCCCCAGCTCCAGCTCGACGTGGACCGGGTGAAGGCGAAGACGCAGGGCGTGCCGCTCGGGGACATCTTCGACACGCTGCAAATCCACCTGGGCTCGCTCTACGTGAATGACTTCAACCGCTTCGGGCGCACCTACCAGGTGAATGTGCAGGCGGACGCGCCGTACCGCATGCAGGCGGAGGACATCGGCCGGCTCCAGGTGCGCAATGCGCAGGGCGGCATGGTGCCGCTGGCGTCACTCGTCAACGTGGCGCCGTCCTTCGGACCGGACCAGGTGATGCGCTACAACGGCTACCCGTCCGCGGACCTCAATGGCATGGCCCGGCCGGGTGTCAGCACGGGAGCGGCGGTGGCGGCGATGGAGCGAGTCGCGGCGGAGACGCTTCCCGCCGGGATGAGCTTCGAGTGGACCGACCTCACCTACCAGGAGAAGCTCGCCGGCAAGGAAGGGCTGCTCGTCTTCCCGCTGGCCATCCTGCTCGCCTTCCTCATCCTCGCGGCGCAGTACAACAGCTGGACGCTGCCGCTGGCGGTGCTGCTGACGGTGCCCATGGCGCTGCTCAGCGCGATTGTCGGCGTGTGGCTCACGGGCGGGGAGAACAACATCTTCACGCAGATTGGCCTCGTGGTGCTCATCGGCCTCGCGGCGAAGAACGCCATCCTCATCGTCGAGTTCGCCCGCTCCAAGGAGGACGAGGGCATGGGCGTGGCGCAGGCGGCGCTCGAGGCATGCCGGCTGCGGCTGCGGCCCATCCTGATGACGTCGGTGGCCTTCATCATGGGCGTGGTGCCGCTCGCGACGGCCACGGGCGCGGGCTCGGAGATGCGGCAGGCGATGGGCGTGGCGGTGCTCGCCGGCATGCTTGGGGTGACGCTCTTCGGCCTGGTGCTGACGCCCATCTTCTACATCGTCATCCGCAAGCTGGAGCTACGCCGGGCCGAGCCGGAGCCCGCGCCGGTTCCTCCCGGAGCCACGGGCGCACCGGGGCACTGA
- a CDS encoding efflux RND transporter periplasmic adaptor subunit produces the protein MKLRRVVVGAALVAPLVVGGFVLARDGKGEQSGQGAAQPAAPEVVVAEVVTKPLSESAEFTGALAAVQSVELRPRVGGYIDSVRFAEGGLVKAGQVLFQLDARTYEATLSRAQADLRQSEERSTLAKSRFERGEKLVAERVISQSDFDVLKAEHAESLARVESARAAVRSAEIDLQDTKVRAPINGRVGQALVTPGNLVSGGTAGATLLTTIVSVDPFYVYFDVDEPTYLRFASAGPSGRQADGRIQPVPVRVALLGEDGFPHEAKLDFLSNKVDSGTGTARARAVLSNPDGRLTPGLFARVRLETGPSRDTVLIDDLAVGTDQQGRYVLVVGADGALEQRRVELGASDGGLRTVVKGLSPGERIVLKGLARPGMKVTPKLVAMAKTQRAGSARP, from the coding sequence ATGAAGCTCAGACGTGTCGTGGTGGGAGCGGCCCTGGTCGCCCCGCTGGTGGTGGGTGGTTTCGTCCTGGCCCGGGACGGCAAGGGAGAGCAGTCAGGGCAGGGAGCCGCGCAACCGGCGGCCCCCGAAGTCGTGGTGGCAGAGGTCGTCACGAAGCCCCTGTCGGAGAGCGCGGAGTTCACCGGCGCGCTCGCCGCCGTGCAGAGCGTGGAGTTGCGTCCCCGCGTGGGCGGCTACATCGACTCCGTCCGCTTCGCCGAGGGCGGGCTGGTCAAGGCCGGGCAGGTGCTCTTCCAGCTCGACGCGCGCACCTACGAGGCCACGCTCTCTCGCGCGCAGGCCGACCTGCGCCAGTCCGAGGAGCGCAGCACCCTGGCGAAGAGCCGCTTCGAGCGCGGCGAGAAGCTCGTGGCTGAGCGCGTCATCTCCCAGAGTGACTTCGACGTGCTCAAGGCCGAGCACGCCGAGAGCCTCGCCCGCGTCGAGTCCGCCCGCGCCGCCGTGCGCTCCGCGGAAATCGACCTCCAGGACACCAAGGTCCGCGCGCCCATCAACGGCCGCGTGGGACAGGCGCTCGTAACGCCGGGCAACCTCGTCAGCGGCGGCACCGCCGGGGCCACGCTGCTCACCACCATCGTCTCGGTGGACCCGTTCTACGTCTACTTCGACGTGGACGAGCCCACCTACCTGCGCTTCGCCAGCGCCGGCCCCTCGGGCCGCCAGGCCGACGGGCGCATCCAGCCCGTGCCCGTGCGCGTGGCGCTGCTGGGCGAGGACGGCTTCCCCCACGAGGCGAAGCTCGACTTCCTGTCCAACAAGGTGGACTCCGGCACCGGCACCGCGCGGGCACGCGCCGTCCTGTCCAATCCCGACGGCCGGCTCACCCCGGGCCTCTTCGCGCGCGTGCGCCTGGAGACGGGCCCGTCCCGCGACACGGTCCTCATCGACGACCTGGCGGTGGGCACGGACCAGCAGGGCCGCTACGTGCTCGTGGTGGGCGCGGACGGGGCGCTGGAGCAGCGCCGCGTGGAGCTGGGCGCCAGCGACGGCGGCCTGCGCACGGTGGTGAAGGGCCTGTCGCCCGGCGAGCGCATCGTCCTCAAGGGCCTCGCCCGGCCCGGCATGAAGGTGACGCCGAAGCTCGTGGCGATGGCGAAGACGCAGCGCGCGGGGAGCGCCCGGCCATGA
- a CDS encoding SDR family NAD(P)-dependent oxidoreductase: MSTTNGSTAAPIALITGGSRGLGRSMALTLADRGVDVILTYRTSVKEAREVAARIEAKGRKAAVLPFDVGKSAGFQAFAMAVKAELASVWKRERFDYLVNNAGTGIGAPFADTTEEQFDELLNVHLKGTFFLAQKLLPLIADGGRILNVSTGLARYTFPGYSAYAVMKGGVEVLTRYMAAELGPRRISVNVIAPGGIETDFGGGAMRDVELQKFVASETALGRVGVPDDIGGIVAMLLAPETRWLTGQRIEVTGGFKL, translated from the coding sequence ATGAGCACGACGAACGGCAGCACCGCTGCCCCCATTGCCCTCATCACTGGCGGCAGTCGCGGGCTTGGCAGGAGCATGGCCCTGACCCTCGCCGACCGCGGCGTCGATGTGATTCTCACCTACCGGACCTCGGTGAAGGAGGCGCGAGAGGTGGCGGCGCGGATTGAAGCCAAGGGACGCAAGGCCGCGGTTCTGCCCTTCGACGTCGGCAAGAGCGCGGGGTTCCAGGCGTTCGCCATGGCGGTGAAGGCCGAGCTCGCCAGCGTGTGGAAGCGCGAGCGCTTCGACTACCTGGTGAACAACGCCGGCACGGGTATCGGTGCCCCCTTCGCCGACACCACGGAGGAGCAGTTCGACGAGCTCTTGAACGTCCACCTCAAGGGCACGTTCTTCCTCGCGCAGAAGCTCCTGCCGCTCATCGCGGACGGCGGCCGGATTCTGAACGTGTCGACCGGCCTCGCGCGCTACACGTTCCCCGGCTACTCGGCCTATGCGGTGATGAAGGGCGGCGTCGAGGTCCTCACGCGATACATGGCCGCGGAGCTGGGACCGCGGCGCATCTCGGTCAACGTCATCGCTCCGGGCGGTATCGAGACCGACTTCGGCGGCGGAGCGATGCGCGACGTCGAGCTGCAGAAATTCGTCGCCTCGGAGACGGCGCTCGGTCGCGTGGGAGTGCCCGACGACATCGGCGGCATCGTGGCCATGCTGCTCGCCCCGGAGACCCGCTGGCTCACCGGCCAGCGAATCGAGGTGACGGGCGGCTTCAAGCTCTGA
- a CDS encoding winged helix-turn-helix transcriptional regulator encodes MPTLFKQLPPLPAERALKVIGGRWKVVILYYLFEGPKRLSELRRLAPLASQKVLVQQLREMEEHGIVDRKVFAQVPPRVEYSATKLGLSLQPIIASLCEWGRHHASELSALDAPEVQERPGGVRKPRQAAIGIKPAGQSLD; translated from the coding sequence ATGCCGACACTCTTCAAACAGCTTCCTCCCCTGCCAGCGGAGCGCGCACTCAAGGTCATCGGCGGCCGTTGGAAGGTGGTCATTCTCTATTACCTGTTTGAAGGCCCGAAACGCCTCTCGGAGCTCAGGCGCCTGGCGCCGCTCGCGAGCCAGAAGGTCCTGGTCCAGCAGCTTCGGGAGATGGAGGAGCACGGCATCGTTGACCGCAAGGTCTTCGCCCAAGTGCCTCCGCGCGTGGAGTACTCGGCGACGAAGCTGGGCCTCAGCCTCCAGCCCATCATCGCGTCGCTCTGCGAATGGGGCCGCCATCACGCGTCGGAGCTGAGCGCGCTCGATGCACCTGAAGTACAGGAGCGACCGGGTGGCGTCCGCAAACCCCGGCAGGCTGCGATTGGCATCAAGCCGGCCGGGCAGTCCCTCGACTGA
- a CDS encoding erythromycin esterase family protein: MSPPRGTSPFEDEQDASPALLEGVRAAALPLSGRSEDLEPLLESIGDARFVLLGEATHGTHEFYQARAALTRRLVSEHGFTAVAVEADWPDALRVNAFVHGEGNDRNAASALGNFQRFPKWMWRNRDVEELVTWLRAHNASVGPEFRAGFYGLDLYSLHASMREVVAYLETVDPAAAQRARERYSCFDHFGYEPQAYGAATTYAHAETCEAAVQAQLMELQRRAPLNTRDEDARFFAEQNAQLAADAEGYYRAMYAGRHEGWNLRDTHMANAADALLKHLSRKGRKARMVIWAHNSHLGDARATQMGDQGELNLGQLLRERHGDATYNVGFTTYTGVVIAAHEWDEPGLRRRIQPAMAGSYEHLFHEVGLPSFLLRMEDLGEAAGGLHERRLERAIGVVYAPRTERWSHYFHADLPAQFDAVLHYDETRALRPLDADSGHEEEDAPDTYPFGL; encoded by the coding sequence ATGAGCCCGCCACGGGGTACGAGCCCGTTCGAGGACGAGCAGGACGCCTCGCCTGCCCTGCTGGAGGGTGTGCGAGCGGCCGCGCTCCCGCTGAGTGGCAGGTCCGAGGACCTGGAGCCGCTCCTCGAGAGCATCGGCGACGCGCGCTTCGTCCTCCTGGGCGAGGCCACCCACGGCACCCACGAGTTCTACCAGGCCCGCGCCGCGCTCACCCGCCGCCTCGTCTCCGAGCACGGCTTCACCGCCGTGGCCGTGGAGGCGGACTGGCCGGATGCCCTGCGCGTCAACGCCTTCGTCCACGGTGAGGGCAACGACAGGAACGCCGCGAGCGCGCTCGGCAACTTCCAGCGCTTCCCCAAGTGGATGTGGCGCAACCGCGACGTGGAGGAACTGGTCACCTGGCTGCGCGCACACAACGCCAGCGTGGGCCCGGAGTTCCGCGCCGGCTTCTACGGGCTGGACCTCTACAGCCTCCACGCGTCCATGCGCGAGGTGGTGGCCTATCTGGAGACGGTGGACCCCGCCGCCGCCCAGCGCGCCCGCGAGCGCTACTCCTGCTTCGACCACTTCGGCTATGAGCCACAGGCCTACGGCGCGGCCACCACCTACGCCCATGCGGAGACCTGTGAGGCCGCGGTCCAGGCGCAGTTGATGGAGCTACAGCGGCGCGCGCCCCTCAACACGCGGGACGAGGATGCGCGCTTCTTCGCCGAGCAGAACGCCCAGCTCGCCGCCGACGCGGAGGGCTACTACCGCGCCATGTACGCGGGCCGTCACGAGGGGTGGAACCTGCGCGACACGCACATGGCAAATGCCGCGGACGCGCTGCTGAAGCACCTGTCCCGCAAGGGGCGCAAAGCGCGCATGGTCATCTGGGCGCACAACTCACACCTGGGCGACGCACGCGCCACGCAGATGGGCGACCAGGGCGAGCTGAACCTGGGGCAGCTCCTGCGCGAGCGGCACGGCGACGCCACGTACAACGTGGGCTTCACCACGTACACCGGCGTCGTGATTGCCGCGCACGAGTGGGACGAGCCGGGCCTGCGCCGCCGCATCCAACCCGCCATGGCCGGCAGCTACGAGCACCTCTTCCACGAGGTGGGCCTGCCGTCCTTCCTGCTGCGCATGGAAGATTTGGGCGAAGCGGCCGGCGGCCTGCACGAGCGCCGGCTGGAGCGCGCCATCGGCGTCGTGTATGCGCCGCGCACCGAGCGCTGGAGCCACTACTTCCACGCGGACCTGCCCGCGCAGTTCGACGCCGTGCTGCACTACGACGAAACGCGCGCCCTGCGGCCGCTCGACGCCGACTCCGGCCACGAGGAGGAGGACGCGCCCGACACCTATCCCTTCGGCTTGTGA
- a CDS encoding nuclear transport factor 2 family protein, whose protein sequence is MTTVSLLLLALAAAPVGTSPADPKAAVAAVLDDWHKAAAAADEPRYFGHFTADGVFMGTDATERWTRDEFRAWSKPYFSKGKAWSFKPVKRFISLSADGTVAWFDETLDTPNLGPSRGSGVLVKEGNAWKIAQYNLSVPIPNDLMGEVTKRVAAYEKAQAAKPAPATPAPTTPAPAPKK, encoded by the coding sequence GTGACCACTGTCTCCCTGCTGCTTCTCGCACTCGCCGCCGCCCCCGTGGGCACCTCCCCCGCCGACCCGAAGGCCGCCGTCGCCGCGGTGCTGGATGACTGGCACAAGGCCGCCGCCGCCGCGGACGAGCCGCGCTACTTCGGCCACTTCACCGCCGATGGCGTCTTCATGGGCACCGATGCCACCGAGCGGTGGACTCGAGACGAGTTCCGCGCCTGGTCCAAGCCCTACTTCTCCAAGGGCAAGGCGTGGAGCTTCAAGCCGGTGAAGCGCTTCATCTCCCTCTCGGCGGACGGCACGGTGGCCTGGTTCGACGAGACGCTCGACACGCCCAACCTGGGCCCCAGCCGCGGCAGCGGCGTGCTGGTGAAGGAGGGCAACGCCTGGAAGATTGCCCAGTACAACCTCTCCGTCCCCATTCCCAATGACCTGATGGGCGAAGTCACGAAGCGCGTCGCCGCCTACGAGAAGGCGCAGGCGGCGAAGCCCGCCCCCGCCACGCCGGCTCCCACGACGCCCGCGCCCGCGCCGAAGAAGTAG